Proteins from a genomic interval of Desulfofustis limnaeus:
- a CDS encoding CBS domain-containing protein gives MKPDEPAPIVIAPSGAENDFSRLLVGAIMRRQILHQPASSTLRAAITLFIKHKSDALLVVDGGGLPVGVVTKTEVMAAYFSELPLSTGLGDIMAGPVISCAPTATLHDALLVMKERHIHRIYVIDPDSDRAVGTLSYPDFVGVLYRYCCRCEMSLYRRRRKDQTGGRRLSVAEVMHRSVISAPAGETLEQIIGLLASYRIGALLLVDEAGQPAGVLSKTDLILAYRREVPLGERANTVMQRKIRCCRESEELEEAIRLMIFAEVSRLFVTGGTDRSVVGVLTLTDGARARSGSCWACTNSRIIPKG, from the coding sequence ATGAAACCGGATGAGCCGGCTCCCATAGTTATCGCCCCGTCGGGGGCAGAAAACGATTTCTCCCGTCTTCTGGTGGGCGCAATCATGCGTCGGCAGATACTGCACCAACCGGCCTCGTCAACCCTACGTGCCGCTATTACCCTGTTTATCAAACACAAGTCGGATGCGCTGCTGGTGGTTGATGGTGGAGGTCTGCCGGTTGGCGTGGTGACCAAGACCGAGGTGATGGCCGCCTATTTCAGCGAACTGCCGCTCTCCACCGGTCTGGGCGACATCATGGCCGGCCCGGTAATCTCCTGTGCGCCAACGGCCACGTTGCATGACGCTTTGCTCGTCATGAAGGAACGCCATATCCATCGGATCTATGTGATTGACCCGGATAGCGATCGTGCGGTGGGGACGCTTTCCTATCCGGATTTCGTCGGTGTGCTTTATCGTTACTGCTGTCGCTGTGAGATGAGTCTGTACCGGCGCCGGCGAAAAGACCAGACCGGGGGGCGCCGGTTGTCGGTCGCCGAAGTGATGCATCGCTCGGTCATTAGCGCCCCAGCCGGTGAAACGCTCGAGCAGATTATCGGCCTGCTGGCCAGCTATCGCATCGGCGCCCTGCTCCTGGTGGATGAAGCGGGACAACCCGCCGGAGTGTTGTCCAAGACCGATCTGATCCTTGCCTACCGGCGGGAGGTGCCGCTTGGGGAGAGAGCGAACACGGTCATGCAGCGGAAGATCAGATGCTGTCGGGAGTCAGAAGAATTGGAGGAGGCCATACGCCTGATGATTTTCGCTGAAGTGAGCAGGCTGTTTGTTACTGGTGGTACCGATCGATCCGTTGTCGGTGTCTTGACGCTCACGGATGGTGCCCGAGCCCGTTCCGGTTCCTGCTGGGCCTGCACCAATTCACGAATTATTCCCAAAGGGTGA
- a CDS encoding CBS domain-containing protein, translating to MNARQIMNTTFHSLHPDASIGAALQVFQQASAESGRRIFGLMVIDDGGHLTGILSMSDILTLLQPKHVHIWGEMDDIDISGLIETMGRKSRDHLVGDIMTTEVITVSGDAHLFAVLELMNRHHIRRVPVVDDGRVTGIVYLSDLFFHLIERIKHETG from the coding sequence ATGAACGCTCGACAGATCATGAACACCACCTTTCATTCGCTGCATCCCGATGCTTCCATCGGCGCGGCGCTCCAGGTTTTTCAGCAGGCCTCGGCCGAGTCGGGACGGCGCATCTTCGGCCTGATGGTCATCGATGACGGCGGCCACCTGACGGGCATTCTATCCATGTCCGACATTTTAACCTTGCTGCAACCCAAACATGTTCATATCTGGGGGGAAATGGACGACATCGACATCTCCGGGCTGATCGAGACCATGGGGCGTAAGAGCCGCGATCATCTGGTCGGCGACATCATGACCACCGAAGTGATTACGGTCAGCGGTGATGCACACCTTTTTGCCGTGCTGGAGCTGATGAACAGGCACCACATCCGCCGGGTGCCGGTGGTGGATGACGGGCGGGTGACCGGCATCGTCTATCTCTCCGACCTCTTTTTTCACCTGATCGAACGAATCAAGCATGAAACCGGATGA
- a CDS encoding class I SAM-dependent methyltransferase: MHEKKFDPKKLEKLNNPKRLLDIPPKFIGAKLGIEAVQTVVEIGAGTGFYSVAFWELYHPARLYACDVSETMLDWVRDHVVPRYPGIIPVKTEENVVPLSDGGVDLVFMINLHHELDQPPLILRESYRLLKPGGVLFIVDWKKEEMNEGPPSSIRCTPDQVVGDLEQAGFRDAIIHHDLEKHFLIISKKAIPGQRP; the protein is encoded by the coding sequence ATGCACGAGAAAAAATTCGACCCCAAGAAGCTGGAAAAACTAAACAATCCCAAACGATTGCTTGACATACCGCCGAAGTTCATCGGCGCCAAGCTGGGCATTGAAGCGGTGCAGACGGTGGTCGAGATCGGTGCCGGCACCGGCTTTTACAGCGTTGCCTTTTGGGAACTTTACCATCCTGCGAGACTCTATGCCTGTGATGTTTCGGAAACGATGCTCGACTGGGTCCGTGACCATGTCGTCCCCCGTTATCCTGGCATCATTCCGGTCAAGACCGAGGAAAATGTCGTACCGCTGAGTGATGGGGGCGTCGACCTGGTTTTCATGATCAACCTGCACCACGAATTGGACCAGCCGCCGCTTATCCTGCGGGAATCCTACCGACTCCTGAAACCCGGCGGTGTGCTGTTCATCGTCGATTGGAAAAAAGAAGAGATGAACGAAGGTCCGCCGTCTTCGATCAGATGCACCCCCGACCAAGTGGTCGGCGACCTGGAGCAGGCTGGTTTCCGGGACGCGATCATCCACCACGATCTGGAGAAGCATTTCCTGATCATCAGCAAGAAAGCTATTCCGG